The proteins below are encoded in one region of Legionella antarctica:
- a CDS encoding transporter substrate-binding domain-containing protein: MNFIQRILIALMCAIPILNAQVNTLNTPLKVGVDGFLPPFAMQGTNNESYGFDIDMMTSLCKIMNRTCDFRTMQFSELLSAVENRNIDAAVSYITITPERSKRVSFSNPYLLSYSRFLTKYPAKGVKPTFSLELLKNKKIGVATGTIFEEQINAMGIKNPIIKEYQSDELLVESLGQDKVDFVLVDNPTAIYWEANSSGKFYAIGPSFLYGNGVGIAVNSGARELLNAINNALLQYQKSPAYKRNYDKYILQF, translated from the coding sequence ATGAATTTCATCCAACGAATACTAATTGCCTTGATGTGCGCCATTCCCATTTTAAATGCACAGGTTAATACCCTAAATACTCCATTGAAAGTTGGAGTTGACGGATTTCTGCCCCCTTTTGCCATGCAAGGAACAAACAACGAAAGTTATGGATTTGATATAGATATGATGACCAGTCTATGTAAAATAATGAACCGTACTTGTGATTTTCGCACAATGCAATTCTCGGAATTATTATCAGCAGTTGAAAATAGAAACATCGATGCTGCTGTAAGTTACATTACAATTACACCTGAACGCTCTAAACGAGTTAGTTTCAGTAATCCCTATTTATTAAGCTATTCGCGTTTTTTAACTAAATACCCGGCTAAGGGAGTAAAACCCACTTTTAGTTTGGAATTATTAAAAAATAAAAAAATCGGTGTAGCTACAGGCACTATTTTTGAAGAGCAGATTAATGCAATGGGAATTAAAAATCCTATCATTAAAGAATACCAATCTGATGAGCTTTTGGTGGAAAGCCTGGGCCAGGATAAAGTGGATTTTGTTTTGGTTGATAATCCAACAGCAATCTATTGGGAAGCCAATTCCTCAGGTAAATTCTATGCAATAGGTCCCTCCTTTCTTTATGGTAACGGAGTAGGGATTGCAGTTAATTCCGGAGCTCGTGAATTGTTAAATGCAATAAATAATGCATTGCTTCAGTATCAAAAAAGCCCTGCTTATAAACGAAACTACGATAAATATATTCTGCAATTTTAA
- a CDS encoding outer membrane protein assembly factor BamD, with protein sequence MKRVQMLFLLGFIIALSSCSKWGKDDEDSNPYKGMTAKQLYVESQKALKKEEYATAAKKLEAIESMYPFSDYTESSQMELIYAYYKNEDYPSAAATAERFIHLYPRAKNVDYAYYMRGLANFQQTRGVFAKILPLDESWRDPGTQTQAYMDFSILIQKFPNSKYKANALQRMIYLRNMFAQHELNVSLFYFKRRMYVAAIERAGHLVKNYPQAPSTQQALTVMYEANKALGLNKAAEDAMRVYQATYHTSKMPRLTYTKG encoded by the coding sequence ATGAAACGAGTTCAGATGCTATTCTTGTTAGGTTTTATTATTGCTTTATCTTCCTGTTCAAAATGGGGAAAAGATGATGAGGACAGTAACCCCTATAAAGGAATGACCGCAAAACAACTTTACGTGGAGTCTCAAAAGGCTCTAAAGAAAGAAGAATATGCTACTGCTGCAAAAAAACTTGAAGCCATTGAATCAATGTATCCATTCAGTGATTATACAGAAAGCTCACAAATGGAATTGATTTATGCTTATTACAAAAACGAGGATTATCCTTCTGCCGCAGCCACTGCGGAGCGTTTTATCCATCTCTATCCGCGGGCAAAGAACGTGGATTATGCCTATTACATGAGAGGATTAGCTAACTTCCAGCAAACTCGAGGCGTCTTTGCCAAGATCCTGCCTTTAGATGAGTCATGGCGTGATCCTGGCACACAAACCCAAGCCTACATGGATTTTTCAATTTTGATTCAAAAATTCCCTAACAGTAAATATAAGGCAAATGCGTTACAGCGGATGATTTACTTGCGTAATATGTTCGCTCAGCATGAACTCAATGTTTCTTTGTTTTACTTTAAACGTAGGATGTATGTAGCTGCCATTGAAAGAGCAGGCCACTTGGTCAAGAACTATCCTCAGGCACCTAGTACTCAACAAGCATTAACTGTAATGTATGAGGCGAATAAGGCACTAGGCCTTAACAAAGCCGCTGAGGACGCGATGAGAGTATATCAAGCTACCTACCATACATCCAAAATGCCACGACTAACCTACACTAAAGGATAG
- a CDS encoding recombination-associated protein RdgC, protein MWFNNALIYQYDLDEACDLNASLSEETLKPCPPHARFIYGWLPAFADELVHEVAGSSLICMGKEERILPRGVINKMLAEKIQMIEMQHGRTVKRTEKAQLAEDLEFELLPKSFCVQKRLPAILDNVSKRLIINTSSNTQASQLTSLLRKSVAGITIEPLTHTENLAIRFAEWIHSPETLPADFQLASECLLFSLDDEKKRVLCKGYELPAEEILTLLAQGMATAEISIIWKERIQFTLTHDFTFKKLKSLEFLIDDFNELGKLDEEYQREDAALTLLAGELRELTNDLLAVLVSPTQSDTPVKEIIKEACPA, encoded by the coding sequence ATGTGGTTTAATAATGCACTTATATATCAATATGATCTGGATGAAGCGTGTGATTTGAACGCCTCATTATCTGAAGAAACGCTTAAGCCATGCCCACCTCACGCCCGTTTTATTTATGGCTGGCTCCCTGCCTTTGCAGATGAACTGGTTCATGAAGTGGCTGGAAGTTCGCTTATTTGTATGGGGAAAGAGGAGCGTATACTTCCTCGTGGCGTCATTAATAAGATGCTGGCAGAGAAAATTCAAATGATTGAAATGCAGCATGGACGTACCGTAAAACGTACTGAAAAAGCACAACTTGCCGAAGATCTTGAATTTGAGTTATTACCAAAATCTTTCTGTGTCCAAAAAAGACTTCCAGCGATTCTGGATAATGTGAGTAAACGCTTAATCATCAACACATCGAGTAATACCCAGGCATCTCAACTTACGTCTCTGTTAAGAAAATCAGTTGCAGGTATCACCATAGAGCCGCTAACCCATACGGAAAATCTTGCGATACGTTTTGCAGAATGGATACATTCTCCAGAAACACTTCCTGCAGATTTTCAATTAGCCTCAGAGTGTCTTCTTTTTTCTCTTGATGATGAAAAAAAACGGGTACTGTGTAAAGGATATGAACTACCGGCTGAAGAGATTTTAACCTTATTAGCGCAAGGAATGGCTACTGCCGAAATTTCCATTATTTGGAAAGAACGAATCCAATTTACCCTAACCCATGACTTCACCTTTAAGAAATTGAAAAGCCTTGAGTTTCTAATTGATGACTTTAATGAACTCGGAAAGCTTGATGAAGAGTATCAACGAGAAGATGCTGCTTTGACGTTGCTTGCAGGCGAACTCAGAGAGCTAACCAATGATTTGTTAGCGGTTTTAGTAAGTCCAACTCAATCAGACACACCTGTTAAGGAAATTATCAAGGAAGCATGTCCAGCTTAA
- a CDS encoding potassium transporter Kup, with protein sequence MEKNKFSYGLTLGALGVVYGDIGTSPLYALKVTLNNLPINYANVLGVLSLIFWCLIIVISFKYLMIIFRADNEGEGGILALLALMKHKNTKYQPLFYIIAIFGAGLLLGDGMLTPAISVISAVEGISTLSSTFTPYILPTACLIFISLFSLQAKGTSSIGYLFGPLILIWFFTIATLGLIQIIQDPIILKAINPYYGFTFLYNAGLNGYLLLGGVFLVMTGGEALFADIGHFGKRPIRTSWFILVLPCLLLSYFGQGVNLLHNPEAIENPFYMIAPPWFYLPLILIATIATIIASQAVITATFSLTKQAVLLSLCPRIPIIQTSRDRSGQIYVPQINLILFIGTLFFALFFQTSDRLAHAYGIAVNFDMLMVDAMVAYTALAIWYWSKFKVGLVFGLFIVIDLAFLGANAHKFLTGGWVPVVFALFIAFVMYTWKYGLEYLRKNFYLNKEDIYKILKQLQYKSLNQLPGVTAIFITDVYDNSGGSFLHFLKLSRSVPEHVLIVSYIVDNIPHVHFSQRYEISCLDERICKLTIHYGFMETISIPWALEKASKKNLLPFKINVDHATYMVEIPNVMASKSKRSLAFFYQEKLFAFLMRNYSANLNIEFYKLPYNRTIAIGTYCIL encoded by the coding sequence ATGGAAAAAAATAAATTCTCATACGGGCTCACGCTTGGTGCCTTAGGTGTTGTCTATGGTGACATCGGGACCAGCCCTTTGTATGCCTTAAAGGTAACTCTCAACAACCTTCCTATTAACTATGCAAATGTACTGGGCGTTCTGTCCCTGATTTTTTGGTGTTTAATTATTGTTATTTCTTTTAAATATTTAATGATAATTTTTCGAGCAGATAATGAGGGTGAGGGAGGAATTCTTGCTCTCTTGGCTTTAATGAAACATAAGAATACTAAATACCAACCATTATTTTATATTATCGCTATATTTGGAGCTGGGCTTTTATTGGGAGATGGGATGCTGACTCCAGCCATCTCGGTCATTAGTGCTGTAGAGGGAATTAGTACTCTTTCGAGTACATTTACCCCTTATATTCTCCCAACAGCATGCCTTATCTTTATTTCGTTGTTTTCCCTTCAGGCCAAAGGCACCTCCAGTATAGGTTATCTATTCGGTCCTTTAATATTAATTTGGTTTTTTACTATAGCAACTCTTGGCTTAATACAGATTATCCAGGATCCGATAATCCTGAAAGCCATAAATCCCTACTACGGTTTTACTTTTTTATATAATGCCGGTTTAAATGGTTATTTATTGTTGGGGGGTGTTTTTCTTGTTATGACAGGCGGGGAAGCCTTGTTTGCAGACATTGGGCATTTTGGTAAACGTCCAATCAGAACCAGCTGGTTTATCTTGGTTCTTCCTTGCCTATTGTTGAGCTATTTTGGTCAGGGGGTAAATTTATTACATAATCCAGAAGCCATTGAGAATCCATTCTATATGATTGCTCCTCCCTGGTTTTATCTGCCTTTAATTTTAATAGCTACCATTGCAACCATCATTGCATCCCAGGCCGTAATTACAGCCACTTTTTCCCTAACTAAACAAGCTGTTCTCCTTAGCCTTTGCCCCAGAATACCCATAATACAAACTTCCAGAGATCGTTCAGGACAAATTTATGTGCCTCAAATTAATTTGATTCTTTTTATTGGCACATTATTCTTTGCTTTGTTTTTCCAAACATCAGATAGACTGGCTCATGCCTATGGAATAGCTGTAAATTTTGATATGTTGATGGTGGATGCCATGGTTGCCTATACAGCACTAGCTATCTGGTATTGGTCGAAATTTAAAGTAGGATTAGTATTTGGCTTATTCATAGTGATAGATTTGGCCTTTTTGGGTGCAAATGCTCATAAATTTCTGACTGGAGGCTGGGTGCCAGTAGTTTTTGCCTTATTCATAGCCTTTGTTATGTATACCTGGAAATATGGGCTTGAATATTTAAGAAAAAATTTCTACTTGAATAAAGAAGATATTTACAAAATACTAAAACAATTACAATACAAAAGCCTCAATCAACTCCCCGGGGTTACTGCAATTTTTATAACAGATGTTTATGATAACAGTGGCGGCAGTTTTCTCCACTTCCTCAAACTAAGCCGCTCAGTCCCTGAGCATGTCTTAATTGTAAGTTATATCGTAGATAATATTCCTCATGTTCATTTCAGCCAGCGTTATGAAATATCATGTCTGGATGAACGAATTTGTAAGCTCACCATCCATTATGGCTTCATGGAAACTATTTCCATCCCTTGGGCTCTGGAGAAAGCCAGTAAGAAAAACCTTCTCCCTTTTAAAATAAATGTCGATCATGCAACATACATGGTAGAAATACCTAATGTTATGGCGTCAAAATCCAAGAGGTCCCTTGCTTTCTTCTATCAGGAAAAGCTCTTTGCCTTTCTAATGCGTAACTACTCTGCGAATTTAAATATTGAATTCTATAAATTGCCCTACAATAGAACTATAGCCATAGGTACTTACTGTATCTTATGA
- a CDS encoding class I SAM-dependent rRNA methyltransferase, which translates to MKAKVYLHATKEKTVLRGHPWIFPKAIARHSGKLVTGQLVDILTAEGECVGVGAYNEHSLYRIRVLALANEAIDISNYSSLITHRLQQAKKVRECLTLPNKNTTAYRLFNSESDGLSGLTVDRFNQFCVVASSAYWVELNREIITRALQELLPDNQVIWIAQSRPLGQDGWKAIEIPAVQKSAEVLEEGIIYQVEFAHAQKTGLFLDQRENHSRIANLATGKKVLDLYTYTGGFALHAAKAGAMQVTAIDSSDQAIAQAKNNATLNNLTNINFIEADARDYLAQAGDYDIVVLDPPKLVPSQKHLQRAKNYYRFLHREVFKHMKSGTLLMTCNCSSALSASEFASLVSGQAAAVGKQARIVGIYGPASCHPTLASFPEGNYLTAILLAVV; encoded by the coding sequence ATGAAAGCGAAAGTTTATTTACATGCCACAAAGGAAAAAACGGTTTTAAGGGGTCATCCCTGGATTTTCCCCAAAGCTATTGCTCGCCATTCGGGTAAATTGGTTACAGGGCAGCTGGTTGATATTCTTACTGCCGAGGGAGAGTGTGTAGGGGTAGGTGCTTATAATGAGCATTCATTATACAGAATAAGAGTATTGGCGCTTGCAAACGAAGCAATTGACATCAGCAACTATTCGTCACTGATAACGCATCGTTTACAACAGGCAAAAAAGGTAAGAGAGTGCTTAACTTTACCAAATAAAAATACTACTGCTTACCGATTATTTAATAGTGAATCAGATGGCCTTTCCGGATTAACCGTTGATCGGTTTAATCAATTTTGTGTTGTTGCCAGCTCAGCCTATTGGGTCGAGTTGAATAGGGAGATAATCACTCGGGCTCTTCAAGAATTACTGCCTGACAATCAAGTTATTTGGATAGCCCAAAGCAGGCCTCTAGGTCAAGACGGTTGGAAGGCGATTGAGATTCCTGCAGTGCAGAAATCCGCCGAGGTTTTGGAAGAGGGTATAATCTATCAAGTTGAGTTCGCCCATGCGCAAAAAACGGGCTTGTTTCTTGATCAAAGAGAAAACCACAGTCGCATAGCCAACCTGGCAACGGGTAAGAAAGTTTTGGATCTGTATACTTATACCGGTGGGTTTGCATTGCATGCCGCCAAGGCAGGAGCTATGCAAGTAACTGCGATAGATAGTTCTGATCAAGCCATTGCTCAAGCAAAAAATAATGCCACATTAAATAATCTAACAAATATTAATTTTATAGAGGCTGATGCGCGTGATTATTTAGCACAGGCAGGAGATTATGATATTGTAGTACTCGACCCACCCAAATTAGTGCCTTCACAAAAACATTTGCAACGGGCTAAAAATTATTATCGTTTTCTACATCGCGAAGTATTTAAACACATGAAATCTGGTACGTTATTAATGACTTGTAATTGTTCTTCCGCTCTTTCAGCCTCTGAATTTGCTTCATTGGTTAGTGGGCAGGCTGCGGCTGTGGGAAAACAGGCACGGATTGTAGGGATTTATGGACCTGCCAGCTGCCATCCTACATTGGCTTCATTTCCTGAAGGTAACTACCTTACTGCAATTTTATTAGCAGTAGTATGA
- a CDS encoding glycoside hydrolase family 3 N-terminal domain-containing protein — protein sequence MNIKPIVLCVLLFIFPTCFYPAEPGLREKIGQMLIIGFNGKVIDERSAIATSIDKDNIGGVILFDFNQQSQTFDKNIESPEQVKKLNQKLQRVTQNANKLHQRPNLPLLISVDYEGGRVNRLHQRYGFPEISSPQQIGQRSLDEADNWANLMAKILRSSGFNVDFFPSLDVDVNPENPIIGKLERSFSSVPDDVTRYAQLYSRQFLTNQIQCSYKHFPGHGSSIADSHLGFVDITDTWTDQELVPFLQSLSQPHHCNMIMVAHVVNKKLDVTGVPATLSQSIITGLLRHDLQFDGVVITDDMQMKAIANYYGLANALTMSINAGVDMLIFGNQLVDKFQDPKELIDIIEQKVRSGEIPEQRINESYHRIIQMKQSLGNL from the coding sequence TTGAATATCAAGCCTATCGTCCTTTGTGTGCTTCTATTTATTTTTCCCACCTGTTTTTATCCTGCAGAACCTGGCTTAAGAGAAAAAATTGGGCAGATGTTGATTATTGGTTTTAACGGTAAAGTGATTGATGAGCGATCTGCTATAGCGACTTCGATAGATAAAGATAATATTGGTGGCGTAATCTTGTTTGATTTCAATCAGCAATCCCAAACATTTGACAAAAATATAGAAAGCCCCGAGCAAGTTAAAAAATTAAATCAAAAATTACAACGCGTGACTCAAAATGCTAATAAATTGCATCAACGTCCTAACTTACCTTTACTAATCTCAGTTGATTATGAGGGCGGAAGAGTCAACAGATTACATCAAAGATATGGTTTTCCAGAAATCTCCTCCCCTCAACAAATAGGACAAAGGTCTTTGGATGAGGCGGATAATTGGGCTAACCTCATGGCCAAAATCTTGCGCTCATCGGGTTTCAATGTGGATTTTTTCCCAAGTTTAGATGTTGATGTCAACCCTGAAAATCCAATCATAGGCAAATTGGAACGCAGTTTTTCATCTGTACCCGACGATGTAACGCGATATGCTCAATTATACTCACGCCAGTTTCTTACTAATCAGATACAGTGTTCTTATAAACATTTTCCTGGGCACGGCAGTTCTATTGCTGACTCACATTTAGGCTTTGTTGACATTACTGATACCTGGACCGATCAAGAATTAGTCCCCTTTTTACAGTCGTTATCTCAACCTCATCATTGCAATATGATTATGGTCGCACATGTTGTCAACAAGAAATTGGATGTTACTGGAGTTCCAGCTACTTTGTCTCAAAGCATTATTACTGGCTTGCTACGTCATGATTTGCAATTTGATGGGGTAGTTATTACCGATGACATGCAGATGAAAGCAATAGCTAACTATTATGGCTTGGCAAATGCTCTAACTATGTCAATTAATGCTGGTGTGGATATGCTGATTTTTGGAAATCAGTTGGTCGATAAATTTCAGGACCCTAAAGAGCTCATTGACATTATCGAACAAAAAGTTCGTTCAGGGGAAATTCCGGAACAAAGAATTAACGAATCATATCACCGCATTATTCAGATGAAGCAATCATTGGGTAATTTATAA
- a CDS encoding F-box protein, protein MKNTQDIFRFLGQLPQQMGIEMAPHLPTPELISISMTSKGHRAFFKPVLEERKVLQKFLYHTVRGEHDAVKEMLSNDISLIFKRGQVTDCSGRTFDNISAFEFVLWALDKPMWTMMLNCLPITEDGKKVIVKLLCQYDKVSTEGVTYVLNGKTVTETHFDFKNTIIKELQSQVDSIAAQGDKNFAAIDKQWREGVGGAQRLLPMHAVYEYCSHDPFHPVSKFTGQPKSSGQFYNSETRQYENWFVVDSRLGVDFAIYKYRAKHTRSRIEAPLFSFRSDLSDLRALSKASINGFINLKFQLEKQMALDSHPGFLSFD, encoded by the coding sequence ATGAAAAACACACAAGATATATTTAGATTTCTTGGGCAGTTACCGCAACAAATGGGGATTGAAATGGCACCTCATTTACCAACCCCTGAATTGATAAGCATTTCTATGACATCAAAAGGGCACAGGGCTTTCTTTAAGCCTGTATTGGAAGAGCGTAAGGTGTTACAAAAATTCCTATATCATACGGTGCGTGGAGAACATGATGCTGTTAAAGAAATGTTAAGTAATGATATAAGTTTAATTTTTAAAAGGGGCCAAGTGACAGATTGCTCCGGACGAACCTTTGATAACATCAGTGCTTTTGAATTTGTGCTTTGGGCTCTTGATAAACCTATGTGGACGATGATGCTCAATTGCCTTCCTATAACTGAAGATGGAAAAAAAGTGATTGTAAAGCTGCTCTGTCAATATGACAAAGTCAGCACAGAAGGAGTAACTTATGTGCTTAATGGAAAAACTGTAACCGAAACCCATTTTGATTTTAAAAATACCATTATTAAGGAGTTGCAATCGCAAGTTGATTCGATAGCCGCACAGGGGGATAAGAATTTTGCTGCCATTGATAAACAGTGGAGAGAAGGGGTTGGTGGTGCGCAAAGGCTTTTACCTATGCATGCCGTTTATGAATACTGCTCGCACGATCCTTTTCATCCCGTGTCAAAATTTACCGGGCAACCCAAATCATCAGGGCAGTTTTATAATTCTGAAACTCGTCAGTATGAAAATTGGTTCGTAGTTGATTCTAGGTTAGGTGTCGATTTTGCAATCTATAAATACCGAGCCAAACATACCCGGTCGCGAATCGAGGCACCGTTGTTTAGCTTTCGCAGTGATTTAAGCGACTTAAGGGCGTTATCTAAGGCGAGTATAAATGGCTTTATCAATCTCAAATTTCAATTGGAAAAACAGATGGCTTTGGATAGTCATCCCGGCTTTTTAAGCTTTGACTGA
- the hisIE gene encoding bifunctional phosphoribosyl-AMP cyclohydrolase/phosphoribosyl-ATP diphosphatase HisIE, with protein sequence MSDLEINSLDWQKMNGLLPAIIQNAENGKVLMLGYMNQESLIATLTSGQLTLYSRSRKRLWRKGESSGNSMALQHISVDCDNDSLLIQVIPKGAACHLGYNSCYQPPFYSTLGFLDALIDLINERAETSNEISYTVKLLESGVHRCAQKVGEEAVETVIAAASNNKEELINESADLIFHLLVLFKACELNFYDVLQCLQDRDRSIHT encoded by the coding sequence ATGAGTGACTTAGAAATTAACTCTCTGGATTGGCAAAAAATGAACGGCTTACTGCCCGCCATTATCCAAAATGCAGAAAATGGCAAAGTACTCATGTTAGGTTATATGAACCAGGAGTCATTAATTGCTACATTAACTTCTGGTCAGCTGACTTTATACAGCCGTAGTCGAAAAAGACTATGGCGCAAAGGAGAATCATCAGGGAATAGCATGGCATTACAGCATATCAGTGTTGATTGCGACAATGACAGTCTTTTAATTCAAGTGATACCTAAAGGAGCTGCATGTCATTTAGGATACAACAGCTGCTATCAACCGCCTTTTTACAGTACACTTGGTTTTCTGGATGCATTAATTGATTTAATTAATGAACGGGCAGAAACGAGTAATGAGATCAGTTATACAGTGAAGCTTCTAGAGTCGGGAGTTCACCGATGCGCCCAAAAAGTAGGGGAAGAAGCCGTAGAAACTGTTATCGCAGCAGCAAGCAATAACAAAGAAGAATTAATTAATGAAAGTGCCGATTTAATTTTTCACTTATTAGTCCTTTTTAAAGCCTGTGAGTTAAATTTTTATGATGTATTGCAGTGTTTACAAGACAGGGACAGGTCAATTCATACTTAG
- the pyrE gene encoding orotate phosphoribosyltransferase, translating into MNHTKSSFIKLALDCQVLQFGEFKLKSGRLSPYFFNAGLFYQGNALLQLGQFYAQTLLDNKVEFEHLFGPAYKGLPLATTTAVALAEQGKNITVTFNRKEVKSHGEGGQLIGGPLTGKTVIIDDVITAGTAFRESQALIKENGGNLTAVIIALDRCERGLTEKSTLAEIRNQRIKVYSIINLFDLIEYLNSKNELEQVKKLESYQQNYGCIE; encoded by the coding sequence ATGAATCATACCAAATCATCTTTTATAAAATTAGCTCTGGATTGCCAGGTTTTACAGTTTGGCGAGTTTAAATTAAAGTCCGGTCGTCTAAGTCCTTATTTCTTTAATGCAGGACTATTTTATCAAGGCAATGCTTTGCTTCAATTAGGCCAATTTTATGCACAAACACTTTTAGACAATAAAGTTGAATTTGAACACCTTTTTGGTCCTGCTTATAAAGGGCTTCCTCTTGCCACCACCACTGCAGTTGCTCTTGCTGAACAGGGTAAAAATATTACTGTAACTTTTAATCGCAAAGAAGTTAAAAGTCATGGTGAAGGAGGTCAATTGATTGGAGGGCCTTTAACTGGAAAAACAGTGATCATAGATGATGTAATTACTGCAGGAACTGCTTTTAGAGAGTCACAAGCTTTAATAAAAGAAAATGGTGGAAATCTGACTGCAGTAATTATTGCCCTGGACAGATGTGAACGAGGTTTAACGGAAAAATCAACCCTTGCCGAGATCAGAAATCAAAGAATTAAAGTGTACTCTATTATTAATTTATTTGATTTAATTGAATACTTAAACAGCAAAAATGAACTTGAACAAGTAAAAAAATTAGAATCCTACCAGCAAAATTATGGATGTATTGAATAA
- a CDS encoding cold-shock protein produces MSQREIGHVKWFNEKKGFGFIINQQGDDIFVHYKDIQGVGFKTLHENDPVTYVLDKGPKGLKAQEVVVATE; encoded by the coding sequence ATGTCGCAAAGAGAAATAGGCCATGTTAAATGGTTTAATGAAAAAAAAGGATTTGGATTTATTATTAATCAGCAAGGCGATGATATTTTTGTACATTACAAAGACATCCAAGGTGTTGGATTTAAAACACTTCATGAAAATGATCCTGTAACTTATGTGCTTGATAAAGGACCTAAAGGTCTTAAGGCACAGGAAGTTGTTGTAGCAACCGAATAA